The following are encoded together in the Cicer arietinum cultivar CDC Frontier isolate Library 1 chromosome 2, Cicar.CDCFrontier_v2.0, whole genome shotgun sequence genome:
- the LOC101502108 gene encoding histone acetyltransferase HAC12-like codes for MPPAKGSRLENSWIERPTNSSSRVSKFLRKRVIDELSHQNVMNQVGFSTNWRDHPKIIYSRKWIRNEISKMIRSFPIDNKRLAPIMEYFLFLSAPSKEDYMNNVTLNQRVQLLLDAGIVDYNGVPKEGPSTPSIVHEQLPCLRNHGSPIPTFANMNVLCNNPVSDGGNIRTIQNNNSISFPTTKGKSVQYENFNPKLPQIVSADILEHSNCFPQQHTNNLNMDLTRYSGSMGNIQNNDSISFPTRMGNSLKCEDFNMKLPQLISTDILEHSNRLPQQHANNFETDLTKNRDCFEMITQNNECMSFPNMMPSFELNIQKNFTHDGNTEAMLRPTKIQKMTESTFGVSLVNNASAEQLSYKMVQPHSIEALSEVQQQQLEFPFASVDGEVDKYSVEEFTNLVLGFSEINSNVMVDTFGKTLKTNTFPSKGLEVATERHDVMDSNNLNEFDIGLSSNMRTLSMDDIPTDGGGIKGRNEFDQAETNAKKKVLEPKADQEMQIKSSSTIAGEIQNNASVDTFGQTFKSEITPSKGLDASPVFEEPDPEIHGVFDIGFNQEATNAKNKQKQKADQEKQTKSSNTTVNAVSLIDLFTRDQIKEHINSLRKESVQRTTVDGTCQLCTKKAFYFASVQVYCLHCQTRIKRNAKYFCRKGEEFDAERCFCSSCYNRSKGGCIIFNGTSICKTLFEQKKNDEVLEEPWVECNKCKRWQHQICALYNSKRDLDCTAEYTCPFCHVKEIENGTHVPLPKTTIFGAKDLPRTMLSDHLEKRLYERLMQEKADWEKIEGNENLDEVVAAKSLTVREVLSTDKQLIVEKQFLDIVPEENYPAEFSYRSRVILLFQQIEGADVCIFGMYVQEYGSECANPNQRCIYISYLDSVNHFIPRRRTRSGGALRTFVYHEILIGYLDFCKKRGFTKCYIWSCPPKKEDNYILHCHPKTQKTPKDDKLVDWYHSMLKKATEENVVVGLTDVYDHFFVPTEKWNSKVTAARLPYFYGDYWCNHAMELAIDIEKECGGEYEKTLKKVVKNRSLKAMGHVNPLKGNAKDIMVMQKLGQIMLQSKKNFIVAHLQYSCIHCHEAILSGKRWFCTKCKKFQECDRCHTADVHTSINGEVHTLCQVVVDDIPFNTEQNDIIIENELFESRSKFLRFCKKNQFQFDTLRRAKYSTMMILDHLKGLTLLTVGTVCSICSQNILQQSWKCEVCPKYVVCSACYKDKGADCHQHKLTQKYSTTPCLSGNQELNQISVPMRWKLMEVLEHVSQCSSTKTERCCYRNCFQMKKLLVHANQCTTRVLGGCRRCKKVLQILTYHCKNCKDSECRIPHCMDKLAELIAKQSASHDIAAVVESNRSQ; via the exons ATGCCTCCGGCTAAGGGTTCTCGTCTTGAGAATTCTTGGATTGAAAGGCCAACAAATTCTTCATCGCGTGTCTCAAAATTTCTACGGAAGAGAGTTATTGATGAATTAAGCCATCAAAATGTAATGAATCAAGTAGGGTTCTCCACAAACTGGCGTGATCATCCCAAAATCATATACAGCCGTAAATGGATAAGAAATGAAAT TTCAAAAATGATCAGGAGTTTTCCAATTGATAATAAGCGACTTGCACCTATCATGGAatactttctatttttatccGCTCCTTCAAAG GAGGATTATATGAACAATGTAACATTGAATCAGCGTGTGCAACTTCTATTGGATGCTGGTATCGTTGATTATAATGGCGTGCCAAAAGAGGGACCATCGACCCCTTCTATTGTTCATGAGCAGCTGCCTTGTTTGCGTAACCATGGTTCACCAATCCCGACATTTGCTAATATGAATGTTCTTTGTAACAACCCTGTTTCGGACGGTGGAAATATAAGGACTATCCAAAATAATAATTCTATAAGTTTTCCTACAACAAAAGGAAAATCCGTccaatatgaaaattttaatccGAAGTTACCTCAAATTGTCTCGGCGGATATTTTGGAACATTCCAATTGTTTTCCTCAGCAACATACAAATAATT TGAACATGGATTTGACAAGATACAGTGGAAGTATGGGGAATATCCAAAATAATGATTCTATAAGTTTTCCTACAAGGATGGGAAATTCCCTCAAATGTGAAGATTTTAATATGAAGTTACCTCAACTTATCTCGACGGATATTTTGGAACATTCCAATCGTTTACCTCAGCAACATGCAAATAATT TCGAGACAGATCTGACAAAAAATAGAGATTGCTTTGAGATGATTACGCAGAATAATGAGTGTATGAGTTTTCCTAACATGATGCCAAGCTTCGAATTGAATATTCAGAAGAATTTCACTCATGATGGTAATACTGAAGCCATGCTAAGACCTACAAAAATACAGAAAATGACGGAGTCTACTTTTGGCGTCTCTTTAGTTAACAATGCAAGTGCTGAGCAATTGTCTTACAAGATGGTTCAACCTCATTCTATTGAAGCACTTTCCGAAGTGCAGCAACAACAGTTAGAATTTCCCTTCGCATCTGTCGATGGTGAAGTTGATAAGTACAGTGTGGAAGAGTTTACAAATCTAGTTCTTGGCTTTAGTGAGATAAACAGCAATGTGATGGTTGATACATTTGGAAAAACTTTAAAGACTAACACATTTCCCTCTAAAGGCTTAGAAGTTGCTACTGAAAGGCATGATGTGATGGATAGCAACAACTTAAATGAATTTGACATTGGATTGAGTTCCAATATGCGTACTCTCAGTATGGATGATATTCCTACTGATGGAGGGGGTATAAAAGGAAGAAATGAATTTGACCAGGCTGAGACAAATGCTAAAAAGAAAGTTCTTGAGCCAAAAGCCGATCAAGAGATGCAAATAAAGTCTTCAAGTACAATTGCTGGGGAGATACAGAACAATGCGAGTGTTGATACATTTGGACAGACTTTCAAGAGTGAAATAACTCCCTCAAAAGGCTTAGATGCTAGTCCGGTGTTTGAGGAGCCAGATCCTGAAATCCATGGTGTGTTTGACATTGGATTCAACCAGGAGGCGACAAATGCTAAAAATAAACAGAAGCAAAAGGCTGATCAAGAGAAGCAAACAAAGTCCTCAAATACAACAGTTAATGCTGTTTCCTTGATTGATTTGTTCACACGTGATCAAATAAAAGAACATATTAATAGTCTGAGAAAGGAATCCGTTCAG AGGACAACAGTGGACGGCACATGCCAATTATGTACAAAGAAAGCTTTCTACTTCGCATCAGTACAAGTTTATTGCTTACATTGTCAAACCCGTATCAAGCGAAACGCAAAGTATTTCTGTAGAAAAGGAGAAGAATTTGATGCAGAGCGTTGCTTTTGCTCCTCCTGCTATAACCGTTCTAAAGGCGGGTGCATTATATTCAATGGGACATCTATTTGTAAGACACTTTttgaacaaaagaaaaatgatgaAGTACTTGAAGAACCA TGGGTTGAATGCAATAAATGCAAAAGATGGCAACATCAAATATGTGCACTATATAACAGCAAAAGAGATTTGGACTGCACTGCTGAATATACATGTCCTTTTTGCCAcgtaaaagaaattgaaaatggaaCGCATGTTCCCTTACCAAAGACTACTATTTTTGGTGCTAAGGACTTGCCGAGAACCATGCTTAGTGACCACTTAGAGAAAAGACTTTATGAGCGTCTCATGCAAGAGAAAGCAGACTGGGAAAAAATCGAAGGGAATGAGAATCTTGATGAG GTTGTAGCAGCGAAAAGTCTTACAGTTAGAGAAGTGTTATCTACTGACAAACAACTGATAGTGGAGAAGCAATTTCTGGACATCGTTCCAGAGGAGAATTACCCTGCCGAGTTCTCTTATAGATCAAGA GTTATTCTTCTGTTTCAGCAGATTGAAGGAGCAGATGTATGCATATTTGGAATGTACGTCCAGGAGTACGGCTCGGAATGTGCCAATCCGAATCAACGTTGCATATATATTTCATATCTTGATTCTGTCAATCATTTTATACCTCGAAGACGGACTAGGAGCGGAGGAGCTCTTCGTACCTTTGTTTACCATGAGATATTG ATTGGGTATCTTGATTTTTGTAAGAAACGAGGTTTTACAAAATGCTATATATGGTCCTGTCCTCCTAAAAAAGAGGATAATTATATTCTACATTGTCATCCAAAAACTCAAAAGACTCCAAAGGATGATAAACTAGTGGACTG GTATCATTCAATGCTAAAAAAGGCTACTGAAGAAAATGTCGTTGTTGGTTTAACCGACGTGTATGATCATTTTTTTGTTCCTACTGAAAAATGGAACTCCAAGGTGACAGCTGCTCGTTTGCCATACTTCTATGGAGACTACTGGTGTAATCATGCTATGGAACTAGCCATCGACATTGAAAAAGAGTGTGGAGGAGAGTATGAAAAGACATTGAAGAAAGTAGTGAAAAATAGATCTTTAAAGGCCATGGGACATGTAAATCCTTTGAAAGGCAATGCCAAAGACATTATGGTGATGCAAAAA CTGGGCCAAATTATGTTGCAGTCAAAGAAAAACTTCATCGTAGCACACTTGCAGTATTCATGCATTCACTGCCATGAAGCAATACTATCTGGGAAGCGATGGTTTTGCACTAAATGCAAGAAATTTCAGGAGTGCGATAG ATGTCATACCGCTGATGTACACACTTCAATTAATGGCGAGGTGCATACACTCTGTCAG GTTGTTGTGGATGATATCCCCTTCAACACCGAACAAAATGATATCATCATtgagaatgaattatttgaaagtAGGAGTAAATTTTTGAGGTTCTGCAAGAAGAATCAGTTTCAGTTTGACACGCTCCGCCGTGCCAAGTACTCCACAATGATGATCCTAGATCATCTTAAGGGTCTTACTCTGCTGACTGTTGGAACAGTATGTAGCATTTGTTCACAGAATATACTCCAACAGAGCTGGAAATGTGAGGTTTGTCCAAAATATGTTGTTTGCTCTGCATGCTATAAGGATAAGGGTGCTGACTGCCATCAACACAAGTTGACTCAAAAGTATTCAACAACACCATGTCTATCCGGGAATCAGGAGTTAAATCAGATATCGGTGCCG ATGCGATGGAAACTGATGGAGGTTTTGGAGCATGTATCTCAATGTTCCTCAACTAAAACTGAAAGATGCTGTTATCGAAACTGTTTTCAAATGAAAAAGTTATTAGTTCATGCCAACCAGTGTACTACTCGAGTTTTGGGGGGCTGCCGTCGCTGTAAAAAGGTTTTGCAGATACTAACTTATCACTGCAAGAATTGCAAAGACTCAGAATGTCGCATACCACATTGCAT GGATAAGCTAGCAGAATTGATAGCCAAACAATCTGCATCTCATGATATAGCTGCAGTTGTGGAAAGCAACAGAAGTCAATGA
- the LOC101497498 gene encoding uncharacterized protein gives MGKKGGGKKAPKSEIRSQNPVTLREEATGKIKTKPITNTKSHLRIDHLNKLALWATTDSHIPSLGSFYGQHLATVSEAAGVPPDPSLITCQRCETVLHPGFNSTVRIEKNRSRVRNRHKKSGSIAQNNVVYKCHFCSHQNVKRGTPKGHLKKICPTKEKSSLESTRATKPTIHESSKLEKCVVSKDVEIKDEADKTRPFGLEVVVKNITRTDGFKTLSSTPTLLEGKKRRRNSSSSMKEIETPSMSANLEVTKTQSTTSKRRKKSWTSLKEIAQSKGHDNSQVANLTIPFFL, from the exons ATGGGGAAGAAAGGAGGAGGCAAAAAAGCTCCAAAATCAGAAATACGGTCACAAAATCCTGTTACTTTAAGGGAAGAAGCCACtggaaaaataaaaaccaaGCCAATTACTAACACCAAGTCACATTTGAGAATTGATCACTTAAATAAGCTTGCATTGTGGGCCACCACCGACTCTCACATACCGTCTTTGGGATCCTTCTACGGTCAGCATTTGGCCACCGTTTCAGAGGCCGCCGGAGTACCTCCTGATCCTTCCTTAATCACTTGCCAAAG GTGTGAAACTGTTCTTCATCCCGGTTTTAATTCAACTGTACGGATTGAGAAGAATAGATCAAGGGTCAGGAATAGGCACAAGAAGTCTGGCAGCATCGCGCAAAACAATGTAGTGTACAAGTGCCATTTCTGTTCACATCAGAATGTCAAGAGAGGTACCCCTAAGGGACATTTAAAAAAGATATGcccaacaaaagaaaaatcgtCCTTAGAATCAACACGTGCTACAAAACCAACCATACATGAATCTTCAAAATTAGAGAAATGTGTTGTAAGCAAAGATGTTGAAATCAAAGATGAAGCCGATAAAACACGCCCTTTTGGTTTAGAAGTTGTAGTTAAGAACATTACTCGTACGGATGGTTTTAAAACTCTGTCAAGTACACCAACCTTGTTAGAAGGAAAGAAGAGAAGGAGAAATAGTTCCTCGTCGATGAAAGAAATTGAAACTCCAAGCATGTCTGCAAACTTAGAAGTAACAAAAACTCAGAGCACAACAAGCAAAAGACGAAAAAAATCATGGACCAGTTTAAAAGAAATTGCTCAGAGCAAAGGCCATGATAACAGTCAAGTTGCTAATTTGACAAtcccattttttttataa
- the LOC101497834 gene encoding uncharacterized protein isoform X2, translating to MSPAKGSRLENSWIKRPTNSSSRVTNFPRKRVIDELSHQNVMNQVGLSTNWRKHPKIIYSRKWIRNEISKMIRGFPIDNKRLAPILEYFLYLSATSKEDYMNNVTLNQRVQLLLDAGIADYNGMPKEGPSTFLLFMSSCLVCVTVVHQSRHLLIRMFSVTTLFQAVEAIFLSNMQII from the exons ATGTCCCCAGCCAAGGGGTCTCGTCTTGAGAATTCTTGGATTAAAAGGCCAACAAATTCTTCATCGCGTGTCACAAACTTTCCACGGAAGAGAGTTATTGATGAGTTAAGCCATCAAAATGTAATGAATCAAGTAGGGTTGTCCACAAACTGGCGTAAACATCCCAAAATCATATACAGCCGCAAATGGATAAGAAATGAAAT TTCAAAAATGATCAGGGGTTTTCCAATTGATAATAAGCGACTTGCACCTATCCTGGAATACTTTCTATATTTATCCGCTACTTCAAAg GAGGATTATATGAACAATGTAACGTTGAATCAGCGTGTGCAACTTCTACTGGATGCTGGTATCGCTGATTATAATGGCATGCCAAAAGAGGGACCATCTACCTTTCTACTGTTCATGAGCAGCTGCCTTGTTTGCGTGACGGTGGTTCATCAATCCCGACATTTGCTGATAAGAATGTTCTCTGTAACAACCCTGTTTCAGGCGGTGGAAGCTATTTTCCTCAGCAACATGCAAATAATT TGA
- the LOC101497834 gene encoding uncharacterized protein isoform X1, translated as MSPAKGSRLENSWIKRPTNSSSRVTNFPRKRVIDELSHQNVMNQVGLSTNWRKHPKIIYSRKWIRNEISKMIRGFPIDNKRLAPILEYFLYLSATSKEDYMNNVTLNQRVQLLLDAGIADYNGMPKEGPSTFLLFMSSCLVCVTVVHQSRHLLIRMFSVTTLFQAVEAIFLSNMQIIVCFK; from the exons ATGTCCCCAGCCAAGGGGTCTCGTCTTGAGAATTCTTGGATTAAAAGGCCAACAAATTCTTCATCGCGTGTCACAAACTTTCCACGGAAGAGAGTTATTGATGAGTTAAGCCATCAAAATGTAATGAATCAAGTAGGGTTGTCCACAAACTGGCGTAAACATCCCAAAATCATATACAGCCGCAAATGGATAAGAAATGAAAT TTCAAAAATGATCAGGGGTTTTCCAATTGATAATAAGCGACTTGCACCTATCCTGGAATACTTTCTATATTTATCCGCTACTTCAAAg GAGGATTATATGAACAATGTAACGTTGAATCAGCGTGTGCAACTTCTACTGGATGCTGGTATCGCTGATTATAATGGCATGCCAAAAGAGGGACCATCTACCTTTCTACTGTTCATGAGCAGCTGCCTTGTTTGCGTGACGGTGGTTCATCAATCCCGACATTTGCTGATAAGAATGTTCTCTGTAACAACCCTGTTTCAGGCGGTGGAAGCTATTTTCCTCAGCAACATGCAAATAATTGTATGTTTTAAATAA